The genomic stretch CGCCCCAAGACAGGAGCCGTTTTTTAACAGAGATTCCGAACCGAGTCAATACTATTTTTGCTCCGTAACCGAAAATTTGTTTTGCTTCTGACTGTCAGTGATGGTCATTGACGGCAGTCTGGCGATTTTCCTCGATTTTCACCTCGGCATTGGTATAGGAAAAGGTTTGGCCGCGATAGTTTTTCAGGACGACTTCATCCCCCATACTCTGCAGGTAATCAGGCAGAATGGGAATTTTCCCACCGCCGCCAGGCGCGTCGATGACATAGGCGGGCACGCCCATCCCGGAGGTGTGGCCGCGCAGGGCACGCATGACCTCGATGCCCTCCTCCACCGTCGTTCTGAAATGATCGGTGCCCTCGACCAGATCGGCCTGATAGATGTAGTAGGGTTTGACCCGGATAGCCAGCAGTTTCTGCATGAGCCGCTTCATGACCTGAGGATCGTCATTGACCCCGCGTAGCAGCACCGTCTGGTTGCCCATGGGGATGCCGGCGTCGGCCAGTCGCATGCAGGCCTTGCCCGAGGTCTCGGTGATTTCATCCGGGTGATTGAAATGGGTATTGATGAACAGCGGGTGATAACGCCGCAGCATGCGCACCAGACCGATGGTGATGCGCTGAGGCAGGACCACCGGCACCCGGGTGCCTATGCGAATGATTTCGACACTGGGAATCGCCCGCAACTCCTTGAGAATCCACTCCAGGCGTTCATCGGATAGCAGCAGCGGGTCCCCACCCGAGAGAATGACATCGCGGACCTGAGGATGCTGTCGGATGTAGTCCAGTCCTTGCTCGAGGGTCTGGCGGTTGATGACCATATTGTCGCCCCCCACCTTGCGTTTGCGGGTGCAGAAACGGCAGTACATGGCGCACTCGCTGGATACGAGAAACAGCACCCGGTCGGGATAGCGGTGGACGAGGTTCGGTACCGGACTCTGGTTTTCCTCGTCCAGGGGATCACTGCAGCAGACGGAATCGCTCATTTCGGCGGCATCCGGCACGGCCTGTCGCCAGATCGGATCGCCGACTTCCTTGATAAGATTCAGGTAGTAGGCCGGGATGCGCATGGGATAGCGATCAGCCACCTCCTCAAGATCCGTGGGATTAACGCCAAAGCGGCGGGTAACCTCGGCGGGTCGGGTCAAACTGGTCTGCAGCAGTTTCTGCCAGGTTTCCATCTACAATCCCTCCACAACGGTGGTGAGGTTTTTGGTATAGGTGATACGGTCGTCTCCGGGTCGGTAGAAATCGGGAATGACCGCGGCCTGGACATAGCCGGCCCGGTCATAGAACCGACGGGTTCTTTCGTAGCTCCCCTGCGACGAGGTTTCCAGGCAGATCAGGCGGCCGCCCCGTAACTGAATGTCCGTTTCGGCGTAAAGTAGCAGCCGCTGCCCTACCCCTCTGCCCTGATGAGCTGGATCCGTAGCAATCCAGTAAATGTCGAAGGTTCCTTCCGTCAAGGGGACCGGTCCATAGAGAATATAGCCGGCGGGGAGGCCGCCCTCTTCGGCGACCACGACGGTGTAGTCCTTTTGGGCCGGGTTGTCGAGCACCGTATGGAACAACTCCATGGCGCAGTCGACTTCGGCATCGGTAAAAGCTTTCGTCTCCTCCAGGATTCTCTGGAGATCCGGCAGGTCAGAGCGTTTTAGGTCGCGCATGAAGGTTCTCCTTGCGTTTCTGGGCCATGAGCACAATACGTTCGATCAGCTTAGGATAGTTCAGGCCAGCCACCTCCGCCGCCCGGGCCAGTCCGGCCGTAGGCGAGATGTCCGGGTTGGCGTTGACTTCCAGAATATAGGGAACCCCTTCCCGCAGACGGATATCGACCCGGGCGTAATCCCGGCATTCCAGAATTTTGAAAGCGCGCAAGGCCACATCCTTGATCAGAATTTCTTCGCGAGCCTTGACCGTCGCCGGACAGACCGGTTCAGTCAGGGCGAACTCCTCGGAATTTTCCAGCCATTTCCCTTCATAGCTGACGATGGCATGTTTGAGCCCCTTCTTGAATTGAATCTCGGCGAGGGGCAGCACCTGGTAGGGACCATTGCCGATGATGGCGGCGTTGATCTCCCGCCCCTCGATAAACTCTTCCACCAGAGCCCCCTGGCGGTAGGTCTGGTGCACATAATCGATCCGTCGCTTTAGACGCCGTTCGTCCTCCACAATGCTTTCAGAGGTGATTCCCAAAGAGGCGTCTTCGAAGCGCGGCTTGACGATCAGGGGAAAACGCATATCCCTCACCCGGGGATGCGCTTCCCCCGGACGCACCAGCACATACTTGGGTGTGGGCAGGCCATGGCGCATCAGCAGATCCTTGGTGCGGACCTTGTCCTGCACGAGCCCGAGACAGAGCGGGCCCGCGCCGGTAAAGGCATAACCGAGAAGGTCGAACAGGGCGGCCACATGCATTTCCTGGCGGCTGTTCCCCCAGTAGCCCTCGCACAGATTGAAAACGAGTTCGGGATCTACCGTGCGCAGCTCTTCGATGAAGGCGGAAATGCGCTCTCCCAGTGGAACGACCTTCGCCGTGTAGCCCAGGCGCTCCAGGGCCATACGAACGGCGGCGGCTTCGAGTTCGGCCCCCTCTTCCGAGATGCGGTCCCCCTCCTCCCCTTTGAGCAGTTGGGGCGGAACGCGGTTAAAGCAGACAGCGATTTTCATGATACCCCTTCTCGGTGAGTTGGAGTCGCCTGCTGGCAGCATCGACCACGCCAAGAATCATCTGCTCATAGCTCAGACCGGTAGCCCGCGCCGCCTTGGGAAAGCAACTGTTCTGTTCTGGGCGCGGCAGGATGCCCGGCAGCGGGTTTAGTTCGATGACATGGGGAAGCCCGCCAGCGTCCAGGCGCACGTCGATACGGCACCAATCCCGACAACCCAGAGCGCGGAAAGTTTTTCTGCAGAGTTCTTCGATGTTTCGCTGCAAAAAGGGGTCGAGACGAGCCGGGCAGGTAAAAATTTCCAGCGGATTCTCTTCCTGGTCCCAGATCCACTTGGCTTCAAAGGAATAGATCGGGTTGACCCCCGCCGGCAGGGTATGCAGGTTGATTTCCACAATGGGCAATACCTGCAGGTCATCCCCATTGCCAAGCATTGCCACTGTGAACTCGCGACCAGGCAGAAACTCTTCGACCAGGGCCGGCTGACCATAGGTAGTCAGCACCCACTCAACCTGACGAACCAGGGCTTTGCGATCATGAACCAGGGCCTTGTCGGTCACTCCCTTGCTGGAGCCTTCCAGGGTCGGTTTGACGATGAGGGGGTAGCGCAGGCGCGCGGGGATGTCGGCCAGAGTGGAAACCACCGCAAAACGCGGTGTGGCGATACGATGGCAGGAAAGGATCTCCTTGGTGCGGCGCTTGTCCAGGCAGATGCCTAGTGTCACAGGATCGCTGCCCGTGTAGGGGATACCCAGCATGTCGAGCATGGCGGGGATCTGGGCCTCGCGGCTGGCGCCATGCAGACCTTCGGCTATATTGAAAACCAGATCGGGTTGCAGGGCGCGAAAGCGGGCATAGGCCTCCAGATCGGCGTTGACGAGGGTTACCTCATGTCGGCTGGCCAGGGCGGCTTCGACGGCTCGAATGGTGTGAATATCATCCCATTCGGCATAAAGGTCTTCAGTGGGTAAAGAAGGAGGTTCGGACGGAGGTTGGTCGTCCGCCACGGCGGACTCCTCCCGCAGATTGAACGCGAGGACGATGTGCATATGTAACCCCTTTTAAAAGCCAACAATAGTTAAGCTTCCCCGGGTGGGGAACATCTGCTTCCTGGGACGGGATGGCCTGGGGCTGGGGCTATAAAAAGGGGTTTCTTTTTTAGCTTGTTCGTCTTGCGCCGGCCCGCCTGAAACAGATCACTTTGAATTGCATATACGCCTCCGTAATTTTTCTGTCAAACAAAATTTTTGAGTCATTTTTATTTGTTTAATTTCAAACACTTAAATTGCTTTGCGGACTCCCGAAACATCAATAAAAAACCAAAATCCAAAACGTGACTCCTAGTTTTTGGCGTCAGGGTAAAACCCATGCCACAGACCGGTAAAAAAGGATCGGCAATTGATGCCCAGCACCCGGTTGCGATACCCCCCTTCCTGGATAACCACCGTCTGTAGCCGCAGTCGACCAATCATCTGCCCGACTTGCGAAAAATCAGCCGCATTCAGGGTCCAGGTGCCGGTGGGATCGCCTTTGGCTGTATCCAGCCCGAGGCAGACGACCAGAAAGTCAGGCGCATAATAGGCGATTTTTTTAAGCGCTCTGGCCAGAGTCCTGAGATACCTCTCGCTATCGACCGCCTCCGGCAGCGGCATGTTTAGATTGAACCCCTCCCCTGCCCCCTCGCCTGTCTCTTCCTCAAAACCGCTGAAATACGGATAGGCGAAGCTGGGGTGACCGTGAATCGACAGGGTCAGCACATCGCGACGGCTATAGAAGATATTCTGCTGCCCGTTGCCGTGATGATAATCCACATCGAGAATCGCCACCCGGCCAAAACGGGAGAGATAATGGGCGGCCACGGCGGCATTGTTGAAATAACAGAATCCCCCGAAAGAGCGGAATTCCGCGTGATGTCCGGGAGGACGCACCAGGGCATAGGCCAGCCGGTTGCCGGCCAGCAGATGATCCGCCGCAGTCAAGGCGCAATCGACGGCCCGCTTTGCGGCCAGATAGGCGTTCTGATTTAGCGGAGTGAAAGTGTCGATGCAGTAATAACCGGCGCGCACGGCCAGCTCTTTGGGAGGACGGGCGACATTGCGGATGGGAAAGACATAGGGATAAACTGATTTCCCCGCCTCAAGCTGGGCACAGACCCGCCTGAAATAGCGGACGTAATCCGGATCGTGTACGGCCAGAATATGCTTTTCGGGATATTCTTTCGGGGTAACGGCGTTAAAAATCGGCAGACGCTCGAGTTCTTTCAAAATACTGCGAATTCGCACCGGCGCCTCGACGTAGCCCCGTTCACGCACGTGGTGAATCTCGTGACGGTCGTTGACCACCAGCGCCACATGCCGATGATCCAGACCCGTTTTCTGAATAGACTGGACTATCCCCTCCATTTTGAGGTAGCGGGGAGCGCGCAGACGAACCGGGTCATCCTGAATGGACTCGACGACCTTGAGGATATACTCGGGAGAACACAGATCCCCATAGCGATTTTCCAAAATCGCCCTGACGATTTTCCGGGCAGGGTCCCTGGCCAATTCAACTTTTCGGCCGAGAGGGTCAAACACCAGGTACGGCGGGTTGTCGTCCCCATCCTTTACAGGCGTCTCATAGGCGGTGCCGACAATGGGAAACGCTCCATACTTTTCATAGAATTTCAGCCGGGCCCGATTCTGCTTGAGAATAGCGGGATCCTGGCACAGAGCCGGATCGTCAGGCAAACATTCGAAGAAGATGCCGACAGCCCCTAAAAGCTGGGCCTCCTCCCGCAGACGCTCGTAAAGAGCGCCGCCGATGCCCCCGCCAGTAATATTTTTGGCGGTCGAGATGTAATCGAGGTAACAGAACCGCAGTTCCGGTTCAAAAGAAAGGAGCGCAAAACCCTTAACCAGACCTTTGAAATTTTCTGCAATATAGAGGATGGATTTGAAGCGATGCTTCAGCGGGTTTTTAAGCAGATCGGGGAGCTTGTCGATCTCGGAAGGCCGCAGGGCCGGAAACTGATCCTGCAGAATCTGGCGGACCTGGCGGATGGCTTCGGCGTTGGCCGGCAGGATATCATCGAAAATGCGGCGGATTCGAAACATACATACCTCCCATGGCAAACCTTCGGTGGTCGTCTCTAACCCATATTGTAGAAGATCGCCGAGACCTTGCCACATTGACAAACAAAATTTGATTCGAAACAATGGCGGGCATAACATGCACCTTCAGGAGGAGAGTTTATGACGAAATACGGTTTTTTGGGGCTCGGCATCATGGGCCGAGCGATGGCGAGCAACTTGGTAAAAGCAGGATTCGAAGTCAGCGTCTGGAACCGCACTCCCAACAAATGTGCGCCGCTGGTCGAAATGGGCGCTCGGCAAGCCGGCAGCCCTCGCGAAGTGGCCGCGACCTGCGATATTACCTTCGCCATGCTGGCCGACCCGGCCGCGGCCACGGCGGTTGTTCTCGGGCCGGATGGTGTGCAGGCCGGCATCGGTGACGGCCGTGGCTACGTCGATATGTCCACCGTCGATGCCGAGACCTCTGCGGCCATCGAGACCGCTATTCGGCAGGCTGGCGGGCGCTTTCTCGAAGCGCCGGTCTCCGGCACCAAGAAACCGGCCGAAGATGGTACCCTGATCATTCTGGCCGCCGGCGATCAATCCCTCTACGAGCAGGCTCTGTCCGCCTTTGACAAGATGGGCAAGCTTTCCCCCTATCTGGGTGAAACCGGTCAGGCGGCGCATATGAAACTGGTCGTCAACATGATCATGGGGGGGATGATGACGGCCTTCTGCGAAGGGCTGTCTCTCGGGCAGAAAAGCGGTCTGGACGGACAGCAGATTCTGGACATCTTCATGGCCGGCGCGCTGGCCAACCCCATGTTTGCCGGCAAGGGTGCAATGATCCTGCAGGGAAAATATCCGACCAGCTTCCCTCTTCAACACATGCAGAAGGATCTGCGCCT from Desulfuromonas sp. KJ2020 encodes the following:
- a CDS encoding KamA family radical SAM protein, which gives rise to METWQKLLQTSLTRPAEVTRRFGVNPTDLEEVADRYPMRIPAYYLNLIKEVGDPIWRQAVPDAAEMSDSVCCSDPLDEENQSPVPNLVHRYPDRVLFLVSSECAMYCRFCTRKRKVGGDNMVINRQTLEQGLDYIRQHPQVRDVILSGGDPLLLSDERLEWILKELRAIPSVEIIRIGTRVPVVLPQRITIGLVRMLRRYHPLFINTHFNHPDEITETSGKACMRLADAGIPMGNQTVLLRGVNDDPQVMKRLMQKLLAIRVKPYYIYQADLVEGTDHFRTTVEEGIEVMRALRGHTSGMGVPAYVIDAPGGGGKIPILPDYLQSMGDEVVLKNYRGQTFSYTNAEVKIEENRQTAVNDHH
- a CDS encoding GNAT family N-acetyltransferase; its protein translation is MRDLKRSDLPDLQRILEETKAFTDAEVDCAMELFHTVLDNPAQKDYTVVVAEEGGLPAGYILYGPVPLTEGTFDIYWIATDPAHQGRGVGQRLLLYAETDIQLRGGRLICLETSSQGSYERTRRFYDRAGYVQAAVIPDFYRPGDDRITYTKNLTTVVEGL
- a CDS encoding ATP-grasp domain-containing protein — protein: MKIAVCFNRVPPQLLKGEEGDRISEEGAELEAAAVRMALERLGYTAKVVPLGERISAFIEELRTVDPELVFNLCEGYWGNSRQEMHVAALFDLLGYAFTGAGPLCLGLVQDKVRTKDLLMRHGLPTPKYVLVRPGEAHPRVRDMRFPLIVKPRFEDASLGITSESIVEDERRLKRRIDYVHQTYRQGALVEEFIEGREINAAIIGNGPYQVLPLAEIQFKKGLKHAIVSYEGKWLENSEEFALTEPVCPATVKAREEILIKDVALRAFKILECRDYARVDIRLREGVPYILEVNANPDISPTAGLARAAEVAGLNYPKLIERIVLMAQKRKENLHARPKTL
- a CDS encoding ATP-grasp domain-containing protein; this encodes MHIVLAFNLREESAVADDQPPSEPPSLPTEDLYAEWDDIHTIRAVEAALASRHEVTLVNADLEAYARFRALQPDLVFNIAEGLHGASREAQIPAMLDMLGIPYTGSDPVTLGICLDKRRTKEILSCHRIATPRFAVVSTLADIPARLRYPLIVKPTLEGSSKGVTDKALVHDRKALVRQVEWVLTTYGQPALVEEFLPGREFTVAMLGNGDDLQVLPIVEINLHTLPAGVNPIYSFEAKWIWDQEENPLEIFTCPARLDPFLQRNIEELCRKTFRALGCRDWCRIDVRLDAGGLPHVIELNPLPGILPRPEQNSCFPKAARATGLSYEQMILGVVDAASRRLQLTEKGYHENRCLL
- a CDS encoding histone deacetylase family protein, which translates into the protein MFRIRRIFDDILPANAEAIRQVRQILQDQFPALRPSEIDKLPDLLKNPLKHRFKSILYIAENFKGLVKGFALLSFEPELRFCYLDYISTAKNITGGGIGGALYERLREEAQLLGAVGIFFECLPDDPALCQDPAILKQNRARLKFYEKYGAFPIVGTAYETPVKDGDDNPPYLVFDPLGRKVELARDPARKIVRAILENRYGDLCSPEYILKVVESIQDDPVRLRAPRYLKMEGIVQSIQKTGLDHRHVALVVNDRHEIHHVRERGYVEAPVRIRSILKELERLPIFNAVTPKEYPEKHILAVHDPDYVRYFRRVCAQLEAGKSVYPYVFPIRNVARPPKELAVRAGYYCIDTFTPLNQNAYLAAKRAVDCALTAADHLLAGNRLAYALVRPPGHHAEFRSFGGFCYFNNAAVAAHYLSRFGRVAILDVDYHHGNGQQNIFYSRRDVLTLSIHGHPSFAYPYFSGFEEETGEGAGEGFNLNMPLPEAVDSERYLRTLARALKKIAYYAPDFLVVCLGLDTAKGDPTGTWTLNAADFSQVGQMIGRLRLQTVVIQEGGYRNRVLGINCRSFFTGLWHGFYPDAKN
- a CDS encoding NAD(P)-dependent oxidoreductase, translating into MTKYGFLGLGIMGRAMASNLVKAGFEVSVWNRTPNKCAPLVEMGARQAGSPREVAATCDITFAMLADPAAATAVVLGPDGVQAGIGDGRGYVDMSTVDAETSAAIETAIRQAGGRFLEAPVSGTKKPAEDGTLIILAAGDQSLYEQALSAFDKMGKLSPYLGETGQAAHMKLVVNMIMGGMMTAFCEGLSLGQKSGLDGQQILDIFMAGALANPMFAGKGAMILQGKYPTSFPLQHMQKDLRLAIALGDKFAQPLSSAAAANETFKRARQLGLSDEDFAAVFKAIDGKR